A genomic stretch from Bosea sp. F3-2 includes:
- a CDS encoding FAD-dependent oxidoreductase gives MSTEPDVAVIGGGVVGGAIALGLARSGARVAILDEGDTAFRASRGNFALVWVQSKGFGMPDYALWSRRSADSWHELAGILRDEAGIDVAHSQPGGFMLCLSEGELDKRVEAMRRLHNSRPLSDFPYEVLDHDETKRRLPAIGPDVVGAIYSPLDGHVNSLKLFRALREATVRRGVDYRPNSPVERIVAKDGGFAISGPWGEMRAGKVVLCAGLGNARLAPMVGLDAPVKPSKGQIIVTEKTEPFLHNPMVTVRQTDEGGVMIGDSHEDRGFDTVVGQPILSAMAERAVRMFPRLASLNVVRTWSALRVMSPDGFPIYDQSETCPGAFVVTCHSGVTLAANHALTLAPAILSGTLPDAVASFTARRFHVPAHS, from the coding sequence GCCCGCAGCGGCGCCCGCGTCGCCATCCTCGACGAGGGCGATACGGCCTTCCGGGCCTCGCGCGGCAATTTCGCGCTGGTCTGGGTGCAGTCCAAGGGCTTCGGCATGCCGGACTACGCGCTCTGGTCGCGCCGCTCGGCCGATAGCTGGCATGAGCTTGCCGGCATTCTGCGCGACGAGGCCGGCATCGATGTCGCCCACAGCCAACCCGGCGGCTTCATGCTCTGCCTGTCCGAAGGCGAGCTCGACAAGCGCGTCGAGGCGATGCGGCGCCTGCACAACAGCCGGCCGCTCAGCGACTTCCCCTATGAGGTGCTCGACCATGACGAGACGAAGCGACGCCTGCCCGCCATCGGCCCGGACGTCGTCGGAGCGATCTATTCGCCGCTCGACGGCCATGTGAACTCGCTCAAGCTCTTTCGCGCCCTGCGGGAGGCGACGGTGCGGCGCGGCGTCGATTATCGACCGAACAGCCCGGTCGAACGCATCGTGGCCAAGGATGGCGGCTTCGCGATCTCGGGCCCCTGGGGCGAGATGCGAGCCGGGAAGGTCGTGCTCTGCGCCGGGCTCGGTAATGCGCGGCTCGCCCCGATGGTCGGGCTCGACGCGCCGGTGAAGCCGAGCAAGGGGCAGATCATCGTCACCGAGAAGACCGAGCCCTTCCTGCACAATCCGATGGTCACGGTGCGCCAGACCGACGAGGGCGGCGTCATGATCGGCGACAGCCATGAGGATCGCGGCTTCGACACGGTCGTCGGCCAACCGATCCTCTCCGCAATGGCCGAACGCGCGGTCCGGATGTTCCCGCGGCTCGCGAGCTTGAACGTGGTGCGGACATGGTCTGCGCTGCGGGTGATGAGCCCCGACGGCTTCCCGATCTACGACCAATCCGAAACCTGCCCCGGCGCCTTCGTCGTCACCTGCCATTCCGGCGTGACGCTGGCCGCCAATCACGCCTTGACCCTCGCCCCCGCGATCCTCTCCGGCACGCTGCCGGATGCGGTGGCGTCCTTTACCGCGCGGAGGTTCCATGTTCCGGCCCATAGCTGA
- a CDS encoding (2Fe-2S)-binding protein: protein MFRPIAEAREGAAGTARLSFTFDGKPLTGRSGDTVAAALLANGIVACRETPVSDTPRAPYCLMGVCFDCLVVIDGIGNRQGCLVPLAEGMRIETQHGRRHLAEVGQ from the coding sequence ATGTTCCGGCCCATAGCTGAGGCGAGAGAAGGCGCCGCCGGCACGGCGAGGCTCAGCTTCACCTTCGACGGCAAGCCGCTCACCGGCCGCTCCGGCGACACCGTCGCCGCCGCCCTGCTCGCCAACGGCATCGTCGCCTGCCGCGAGACGCCGGTCTCCGATACGCCGCGCGCGCCCTATTGCCTGATGGGCGTTTGCTTCGACTGCCTCGTCGTCATCGACGGGATCGGCAACCGGCAGGGCTGCCTCGTGCCGCTGGCCGAGGGCATGCGAATCGAGACCCAGCACGGGCGCCGCCATCTCGCGGAGGTCGGACAATGA
- a CDS encoding NAD(P)/FAD-dependent oxidoreductase, which translates to MTPVAGIEQLAESYDLVVVGAGPAGLSAAARAAGLGLTVLLADENPAPGGQIYRAITTTPVKDRAILGEDYWRGAEIVARFERSQASYAARCTVWSLGPDEASPGSFELGLSVDGKARMIGARQVILATGAQERPFPIPGWTLPGVMTAGAAQIALKGAGIVPAGRTVIAGCGPLLYLLASQLAAARCEIVAVLDTTPRANWPKALAALPDFLRSPYLAKGLKLMAATRRKLRFVSNVTSLSAKGEGTLRQVGFEQGERQGAIACDTLLLHQGVIPSVNFSNAAGCAHAFDEEQHAWVPRVDAWLASSVPGIAIAGDGAGIGGAESAALRGEIAAFGAASRLGKLSEAERDRQAAPIRAALMRLLHGRRFLDLLYRPAPQFLAPPQDETIICRCEEVTAGQVRDAAARLGVTGPNQMKAFLRCGMGPCQGRLCGPTVVELIAQTRGTTPAEVGYYRLRPPVKPVTLAELAALPQTEAAVKAVVR; encoded by the coding sequence ATGACCCCGGTCGCAGGCATCGAACAGCTCGCCGAAAGCTATGATCTCGTCGTGGTCGGCGCAGGTCCCGCCGGGCTCTCCGCGGCGGCGCGCGCAGCCGGGCTCGGCCTCACCGTCCTGCTCGCCGACGAGAATCCGGCGCCCGGCGGCCAGATCTACCGCGCCATCACCACGACGCCGGTGAAGGACCGTGCCATCCTCGGCGAGGATTACTGGCGTGGCGCGGAGATCGTTGCGCGGTTTGAGCGCTCCCAGGCGTCCTATGCGGCGCGCTGCACCGTCTGGTCGCTTGGCCCGGATGAGGCATCGCCCGGCTCCTTCGAGCTCGGTCTCTCGGTCGACGGTAAGGCGCGCATGATCGGCGCCAGGCAGGTCATCCTCGCCACCGGCGCGCAGGAACGCCCCTTCCCGATTCCGGGTTGGACGCTGCCCGGCGTGATGACGGCGGGCGCCGCGCAGATCGCCTTGAAGGGCGCCGGCATCGTGCCGGCGGGACGCACGGTCATCGCCGGCTGCGGCCCCCTGCTCTACCTGCTGGCGAGCCAGCTCGCGGCAGCCCGTTGCGAGATCGTCGCCGTGCTCGACACGACGCCGCGCGCCAACTGGCCGAAGGCGCTTGCCGCGCTGCCCGACTTCCTGCGCTCGCCCTATCTCGCCAAGGGCTTGAAGCTGATGGCGGCGACCCGCCGCAAGCTGCGCTTCGTCTCCAATGTGACCAGCCTGTCGGCGAAAGGCGAAGGCACGCTCCGGCAGGTCGGTTTCGAGCAGGGCGAGCGCCAGGGCGCGATCGCCTGCGACACGCTGCTGCTGCATCAGGGCGTCATCCCGAGCGTCAACTTCTCCAATGCCGCCGGCTGCGCCCATGCGTTCGACGAGGAGCAGCATGCCTGGGTTCCGCGCGTCGACGCCTGGCTCGCCTCCAGCGTGCCGGGCATCGCCATCGCGGGCGACGGGGCCGGCATCGGCGGGGCGGAGAGTGCGGCTCTGCGCGGCGAGATCGCCGCCTTCGGCGCGGCGTCGCGGCTTGGCAAGCTGAGCGAGGCCGAGCGCGACCGGCAGGCTGCACCGATCCGCGCCGCGCTCATGCGCCTGCTGCACGGCCGCCGTTTCCTCGACCTGCTCTACAGGCCAGCCCCGCAATTCCTGGCGCCGCCGCAGGACGAGACGATCATCTGCCGCTGCGAGGAGGTCACGGCCGGGCAAGTGCGCGATGCGGCCGCCCGCCTCGGCGTTACCGGGCCGAACCAGATGAAAGCCTTCCTGCGCTGCGGCATGGGTCCGTGCCAGGGCCGGCTCTGCGGGCCGACGGTGGTCGAATTGATCGCGCAGACGCGTGGCACCACGCCGGCCGAGGTCGGCTACTACCGGCTACGCCCGCCGGTGAAGCCGGTGACGCTGGCCGAGCTGGCAGCGCTGCCGCAGACCGAGGCCGCCGTGAAGGCGGTCGTGCGGTGA
- a CDS encoding FAD-dependent oxidoreductase — MSGSRRSADVIVIGGGIHGCSTALHCALRGLSVILIEKDHAGRHASGVNAGGVRQLARHVAEIPLSNASMAIWHRIAELVDDDCGFTCDGQVLVAENEDDLANCRARVDDLNLRGFHHEEMIDAKELREIVPAVSENCPGGVISRRDGAAIPLRATQAFKRKAASLGADIREGVRVTKVERDGSNWRVVTDAGEFLSPRIVNAAGAWADRLAADLDEPVPLEVIAPMLMITAPLPAFIKPVVILRGRKLSFKQFGNGTVLIGGGHLGTPLRDENVTLLDWKKLAISAGTVWDLFPIMRGAPVVRAWAGIEARMPDDLPVFGKSARHEGVYHQFGFSAHGFQLGPGAGAVMAEIIATGRSNVPIDGLDIARFTTTH, encoded by the coding sequence GTGAGCGGCTCCCGGCGCAGCGCCGATGTCATCGTCATCGGCGGCGGCATCCATGGCTGCTCGACGGCGCTGCACTGCGCCCTGCGCGGACTCTCGGTCATCCTGATCGAGAAGGACCATGCCGGGCGCCATGCCTCGGGCGTCAATGCCGGCGGTGTGCGCCAGCTCGCGCGGCATGTCGCGGAAATCCCGTTGTCCAACGCCTCGATGGCGATCTGGCACCGCATCGCGGAGCTCGTTGACGACGATTGCGGCTTCACCTGCGACGGGCAGGTTCTGGTCGCGGAAAACGAGGACGATCTCGCCAACTGCCGCGCCCGCGTCGACGACCTCAACCTGCGCGGCTTCCACCACGAGGAGATGATCGACGCCAAGGAGCTGCGCGAGATCGTGCCCGCCGTTTCCGAGAATTGCCCCGGCGGCGTGATCTCGCGCCGCGACGGTGCGGCCATCCCCTTGCGCGCGACGCAGGCCTTCAAGCGCAAGGCCGCAAGCCTCGGCGCCGATATCCGCGAGGGCGTCCGCGTGACGAAGGTCGAGAGGGACGGGTCGAACTGGCGCGTCGTCACCGATGCCGGCGAGTTCTTGAGCCCGCGGATCGTCAACGCCGCGGGCGCCTGGGCCGATCGTCTCGCCGCCGACCTCGACGAGCCCGTGCCGCTCGAAGTGATTGCGCCGATGCTGATGATCACCGCGCCGCTGCCGGCCTTCATCAAGCCCGTGGTGATCCTGCGCGGGCGCAAGCTGTCCTTCAAGCAATTCGGCAACGGGACCGTGCTGATCGGCGGCGGCCATCTCGGAACGCCGCTGCGCGACGAGAACGTCACGCTGCTCGACTGGAAGAAGCTCGCGATCAGCGCCGGAACCGTGTGGGACCTGTTCCCGATCATGCGCGGCGCGCCAGTCGTGCGGGCCTGGGCCGGCATCGAGGCGCGCATGCCGGACGACCTGCCCGTCTTCGGCAAGAGCGCCAGGCACGAGGGCGTATATCACCAGTTCGGCTTCTCGGCCCATGGCTTCCAGCTCGGCCCCGGCGCCGGTGCGGTGATGGCCGAGATCATCGCGACCGGCCGCTCCAACGTGCCGATCGACGGCCTCGATATCGCCCGCTTCACCACCACGCACTGA
- a CDS encoding Rid family hydrolase, with translation MTIKRSIRTPIQNRIVEVGNLAFVGGVIADDTTQSMGPQTQNILGKIEGYLGEVGLNRKAIVAAQIFVTDLSQKKEMDAAWTGFFGEDMPTRATVGVADLGGGAMIEVVVTAARS, from the coding sequence ATGACCATCAAGCGCTCCATCCGCACGCCGATCCAGAACCGCATCGTCGAAGTCGGCAATCTCGCCTTCGTCGGCGGCGTCATCGCCGACGACACCACGCAATCCATGGGCCCGCAGACGCAGAACATCCTCGGCAAGATCGAGGGTTATCTCGGCGAAGTCGGGCTCAACCGCAAGGCGATCGTCGCGGCGCAGATCTTCGTCACCGACCTCTCCCAGAAGAAGGAGATGGATGCCGCCTGGACCGGCTTCTTCGGCGAGGACATGCCAACCCGGGCCACGGTTGGCGTGGCCGATCTCGGCGGCGGCGCCATGATCGAGGTCGTGGTCACGGCCGCCCGTTCCTGA
- the hmgA gene encoding homogentisate 1,2-dioxygenase → MNIQKSATPSAGERKIESAIQSGYMSGFGNGFETEALPGALPLGRNSPQKCAYGLYAEQLSGSPFTAPRTTNERSWLYRIRPTVAHWNQFRKADIGLWRTAPAREVDLPLAPMRWSPLPIPSQPLSFIEGIHSMTTAGDAGSQGGMGAHVYLVTRSMVDEYFYNADGEMLFVPQQGSLRLWTEFGIIDIEPGEIAVIPRGVKIRVELKDGPARGYICENYGGAFSLPERGPIGANCLANPRDFLTPVAAYEDRDVPSQMFVKWGGNLWVADIEHSPLDVVAWHGNYAPYKYDLRKYSPVGPVLYDHADPSIFTVLTSPSETPGTANIDFVIFSDRWLVAENTFRPPWYHMNVMSEFMGLVYGVYDAKTGGGFVPGGISLHNMMLPHGPDVDAFERASNVELKPHKLEGTLAFMFETRFPQQVTAFAAGSNAFQKDYGGYGHKLTKHFDPSRP, encoded by the coding sequence ATGAACATCCAGAAGTCCGCCACGCCGTCTGCCGGGGAACGCAAGATCGAAAGCGCCATCCAGTCGGGCTACATGTCCGGCTTCGGCAACGGCTTCGAGACCGAAGCGCTGCCGGGCGCCTTGCCGCTTGGCCGCAACTCGCCGCAGAAATGCGCTTATGGCCTCTATGCCGAGCAGCTCTCGGGCTCGCCCTTCACCGCGCCACGCACCACCAATGAGCGCTCCTGGCTCTATCGCATCCGGCCGACGGTGGCGCATTGGAACCAGTTCCGAAAGGCCGATATCGGGCTATGGCGCACCGCACCGGCCCGCGAGGTCGATCTGCCGCTCGCCCCGATGCGCTGGAGCCCGCTGCCGATCCCGTCGCAGCCGCTCTCCTTCATCGAGGGCATCCACAGCATGACCACGGCCGGCGATGCCGGCAGCCAGGGTGGCATGGGCGCGCATGTCTATCTGGTCACGCGCTCGATGGTGGACGAGTATTTCTACAATGCCGATGGCGAGATGCTGTTCGTGCCGCAGCAGGGGAGTCTGAGGCTCTGGACCGAGTTCGGCATCATCGACATCGAGCCGGGCGAGATCGCGGTGATCCCGCGCGGGGTGAAGATCCGCGTCGAGCTCAAGGACGGCCCGGCGCGCGGCTATATCTGCGAGAACTATGGCGGTGCCTTCAGCTTGCCGGAGCGCGGGCCGATCGGCGCCAATTGCCTCGCCAACCCGCGCGATTTCCTGACGCCCGTTGCGGCCTATGAGGACCGCGATGTGCCTTCGCAGATGTTCGTGAAGTGGGGCGGCAATCTCTGGGTCGCCGACATCGAGCATTCGCCCCTCGACGTCGTCGCTTGGCATGGCAATTACGCGCCCTACAAATACGACCTGCGCAAATACTCGCCGGTCGGGCCGGTTCTCTACGACCACGCCGATCCGTCGATCTTCACGGTGCTGACCTCGCCGTCGGAAACGCCCGGCACCGCCAATATCGACTTCGTCATCTTCTCGGATCGCTGGCTGGTAGCGGAGAACACCTTCCGCCCGCCCTGGTACCACATGAACGTGATGAGCGAGTTCATGGGGTTGGTCTACGGCGTCTACGACGCGAAGACAGGCGGCGGCTTCGTGCCCGGAGGAATCTCGCTGCACAACATGATGCTGCCGCACGGCCCCGACGTCGACGCCTTCGAGCGCGCCAGCAATGTCGAGCTGAAGCCGCACAAGCTGGAGGGAACGCTCGCCTTCATGTTCGAGACGCGGTTTCCGCAGCAGGTCACGGCCTTCGCCGCCGGCTCCAATGCCTTTCAGAAAGACTACGGCGGCTACGGCCACAAGCTCACGAAACACTTCGACCCGAGCCGGCCATAG
- a CDS encoding MarR family winged helix-turn-helix transcriptional regulator, whose translation MTTLALERFLPYRFNRLSTALSLRFRAVYGPHHDLTVPEWRVLATLGQFGAMTAKAIGAHSTMHKTKVSRAVRALEERRWLTRRENEADRREESLTLTAAGLRAYGEIVPRALAFEAEILAALGPDAALLLQGLDRLEARLSPPDTAARQTSAMRTVRTAERASRKRPEFLP comes from the coding sequence ATGACGACGCTCGCGCTCGAACGCTTCCTGCCCTACCGGTTCAACCGGCTCAGCACGGCGCTATCGCTGAGATTCCGCGCGGTCTACGGGCCGCATCACGATCTGACTGTGCCGGAGTGGCGGGTGCTGGCGACACTCGGCCAATTCGGCGCTATGACTGCGAAAGCGATCGGCGCTCATTCGACGATGCACAAGACCAAGGTCAGCCGCGCCGTGCGCGCGCTCGAGGAGCGTCGTTGGCTGACGCGGCGCGAGAACGAGGCGGACCGACGCGAGGAGAGCCTCACGCTGACGGCAGCGGGCCTGCGCGCCTATGGCGAGATCGTACCGCGCGCGCTCGCCTTCGAGGCGGAGATCCTGGCGGCGCTCGGCCCGGACGCGGCCCTGCTGCTGCAGGGGCTGGACCGGCTGGAAGCGCGTCTGTCGCCTCCGGACACCGCCGCTCGGCAAACAAGCGCGATGAGGACCGTCAGAACCGCGGAGCGCGCTTCTCGAAAAAGGCCTGAATTCCTTCCCTGA
- a CDS encoding enoyl-CoA hydratase-related protein → MAHRTESDGTMQDSSGDVVVVDRQGTVLTVTMNRPKVLNVLDEALADALLAVFEPIAADSSVRAVVLAGAGRSFMAGGDLSRFHADLAGAPATAGQLIGRFHALMRLIKALPQPVVAAVQGPVAGGGVGLALACDIVIAAQGASFLSAYTRLGTNPDGGTTWSLPRLLGPRRALEFVLLNEAMDAGTALRLGLVNRVVPDGELAETARAMAERLSQCSFGASRASKALVQAAMEGSFDEQLDLEKQAFMANAGTDDFREGIQAFFEKRAPRF, encoded by the coding sequence ATGGCGCATCGCACGGAAAGTGACGGGACAATGCAGGATTCCTCCGGTGACGTGGTCGTCGTCGACAGACAGGGCACCGTGCTGACGGTGACCATGAACCGACCCAAGGTGCTGAATGTTCTCGACGAGGCGCTAGCGGATGCCTTGCTCGCGGTGTTTGAGCCGATCGCGGCGGATTCGAGCGTCCGGGCGGTTGTGCTCGCCGGTGCCGGCCGCTCCTTCATGGCGGGCGGCGACCTTTCGCGCTTTCATGCCGATCTTGCGGGAGCACCCGCGACGGCCGGCCAGCTCATTGGCCGCTTCCACGCCCTGATGCGCCTGATCAAGGCCCTGCCGCAGCCGGTGGTAGCCGCGGTGCAAGGCCCGGTCGCGGGCGGTGGTGTCGGCCTGGCGCTGGCTTGCGACATCGTCATTGCCGCTCAGGGCGCGAGCTTCCTGTCGGCCTACACCAGGCTCGGAACCAATCCGGATGGCGGGACCACATGGTCGCTCCCGCGGCTGCTTGGCCCGCGGCGCGCACTCGAATTCGTGCTGCTGAACGAGGCGATGGATGCCGGGACCGCGCTGCGCCTCGGCCTCGTCAACCGGGTGGTACCGGATGGTGAACTGGCGGAGACGGCGCGGGCGATGGCCGAGCGCCTGAGCCAGTGCAGCTTCGGCGCCAGCAGGGCGAGCAAGGCTCTCGTTCAGGCCGCGATGGAAGGCTCCTTCGACGAGCAGCTCGATCTGGAGAAACAGGCCTTCATGGCCAATGCCGGGACAGACGACTTCAGGGAAGGAATTCAGGCCTTTTTCGAGAAGCGCGCTCCGCGGTTCTGA
- a CDS encoding molybdopterin guanine dinucleotide-containing S/N-oxide reductase, whose protein sequence is MTSPAGQAPEALNENEAFRPHTSHWGVFSARMKDGQLEVRPHPGDPDPNDIIQNFPGALRHRARIAQPMVRRGWLENGPGPDDRRGRDEYVPMSWSAVLDKLAGELRRVRDDHGPGAIFGGSYGWASAGRFHHAQSQIHRFLNTSTGGYVKSVNSYSSGASSVLVPHIIGDYEDLVKRNVSWEQIAEHSEIVLAFGGMALKNSMVAGGSISRHVERGAMERAQARGCEFVLVSPLRADLPAEAGAEWIANIPGSDAALMLALVHTLVVNGLHDRSFLDRYTVGWPVFQRYLLGESDGQPKDAAWAAAITGMPAEDIVALAKRLHGKRALIVVAHALQRAEHGEQPVWMGMVLAAALGQIGLPGGGYGYALGAIAYYGRRYNAVPMPTLSQGRNPVSDFIPVARIADMLLNPGTTYRYNGQTRTYPEIKLVYWAGGNPFHHHQDLNRLRQAFARLDTLVVHELAWTATARHADIVLPCTMTLEREDIGGNANDPLLVPMHPVVAPYGEARDDYAIFADLAERLGTAEAFTEGRSVRQWLEYLYEPTRIGLAEKGLPAPTFAEFWASEGYELPQQPDDGGKLRAFRQDPAASPLPTPSGKLEIFSETIASFGEADCLGHPAWLGARYVPDDANPYVLVANQPRTRLHSQFDFGGHSGEGKLRGREVARMHPEDAAARDIVDGDIIRISNERGACLAGVIVTDGIRKGVVQLPTGAWYDPVDPSEDKPLCVHGNPNVLTRDIGTSALAQGCTGQLTTVQVERFDGNLPPIQAYDPPDSAAAE, encoded by the coding sequence ATGACGAGCCCTGCCGGCCAGGCACCCGAGGCTTTGAACGAAAACGAAGCCTTTCGTCCGCATACCTCGCATTGGGGCGTGTTCTCGGCGCGGATGAAGGACGGCCAGCTCGAGGTGCGGCCGCATCCCGGCGATCCCGACCCCAACGACATCATCCAGAACTTCCCGGGCGCGCTGCGCCACCGCGCTCGCATCGCCCAGCCTATGGTGCGCCGCGGCTGGCTGGAAAACGGGCCGGGCCCCGACGACCGCCGCGGCCGCGACGAATATGTGCCGATGTCCTGGTCGGCAGTGCTCGACAAGCTCGCCGGGGAATTGCGCCGCGTGCGCGACGACCATGGCCCCGGCGCGATCTTCGGCGGCTCCTATGGCTGGGCCAGCGCCGGACGCTTCCATCATGCTCAGAGCCAGATCCACCGCTTCCTCAACACCTCGACCGGCGGCTATGTGAAGTCGGTCAACAGCTACTCCTCGGGAGCGTCCTCCGTCCTCGTGCCGCACATCATTGGCGACTACGAGGATCTGGTGAAACGCAACGTCTCCTGGGAGCAGATCGCCGAGCACAGCGAGATCGTGCTCGCCTTTGGCGGCATGGCGCTCAAGAACAGCATGGTCGCCGGCGGCAGCATCAGCCGGCATGTCGAGCGCGGCGCGATGGAGCGCGCCCAGGCGCGCGGCTGCGAATTCGTGCTGGTCAGCCCGCTGCGTGCCGACCTGCCGGCCGAGGCCGGCGCCGAATGGATCGCGAATATCCCCGGCAGCGATGCCGCGCTGATGCTGGCGCTCGTCCACACGCTCGTCGTCAACGGCTTGCACGACCGCAGCTTCCTCGACCGCTACACGGTCGGCTGGCCGGTCTTCCAGCGCTATCTGCTCGGCGAGAGCGACGGCCAACCCAAGGATGCCGCCTGGGCCGCTGCCATCACCGGCATGCCGGCCGAGGATATCGTGGCGCTCGCGAAGCGCCTGCACGGCAAGCGCGCGCTGATCGTCGTAGCGCATGCCCTGCAGCGCGCGGAGCATGGCGAGCAGCCGGTCTGGATGGGCATGGTGCTCGCGGCGGCGCTTGGCCAGATCGGCCTGCCCGGCGGCGGCTACGGCTACGCGCTCGGCGCCATCGCCTATTACGGCCGGCGCTACAATGCCGTGCCGATGCCGACGCTCTCGCAGGGCAGGAATCCGGTCAGCGATTTCATCCCGGTCGCGCGCATCGCCGACATGCTGCTCAATCCGGGCACGACCTATCGCTACAATGGCCAGACCCGGACCTATCCCGAGATCAAGCTGGTCTACTGGGCCGGCGGCAACCCCTTCCACCACCATCAGGACCTCAACCGGCTGCGGCAGGCCTTCGCCCGCCTCGACACGCTTGTCGTCCATGAACTGGCCTGGACGGCGACGGCGCGCCATGCCGACATCGTGCTGCCCTGCACGATGACGCTGGAGCGCGAGGATATCGGCGGCAACGCCAACGACCCGCTCTTGGTGCCCATGCACCCGGTCGTCGCGCCCTATGGCGAGGCGCGCGATGACTATGCGATTTTCGCCGACCTCGCCGAGCGGCTGGGCACGGCCGAGGCCTTCACCGAAGGCCGCAGCGTGCGACAATGGCTCGAATATCTCTACGAACCGACCCGCATCGGCCTCGCGGAGAAAGGCTTGCCGGCGCCCACCTTCGCCGAGTTCTGGGCGAGCGAGGGCTACGAGCTGCCGCAACAGCCCGACGATGGCGGCAAGCTGCGCGCCTTCCGGCAGGATCCGGCCGCTTCGCCGCTGCCGACCCCGAGTGGCAAGCTCGAGATCTTCTCGGAGACCATCGCGAGCTTCGGCGAGGCGGATTGCCTCGGGCACCCGGCCTGGCTCGGTGCGCGCTACGTTCCCGACGACGCCAACCCCTACGTCCTTGTCGCCAACCAGCCGCGAACCCGGCTGCACAGCCAGTTCGACTTCGGGGGTCATAGCGGCGAGGGCAAGCTTCGCGGCCGCGAGGTCGCGCGCATGCATCCGGAGGATGCTGCCGCACGCGACATCGTCGATGGCGATATCATCCGCATCTCGAACGAGCGCGGCGCCTGCCTCGCCGGCGTCATCGTCACCGACGGCATCCGCAAGGGCGTCGTCCAGTTGCCGACGGGCGCCTGGTATGATCCGGTCGACCCGAGCGAGGACAAGCCGCTCTGCGTCCATGGCAACCCGAATGTCCTGACACGCGACATCGGGACATCGGCGCTGGCGCAGGGCTGCACCGGGCAGTTGACCACGGTGCAGGTCGAGCGCTTCGACGGCAATCTGCCGCCGATCCAGGCCTATGACCCGCCGGACTCGGCGGCGGCGGAGTAA
- a CDS encoding FAD-binding oxidoreductase, producing the protein MSPSYIDTYYRRTLASADGYPLAEGQIKAEICIVGGGLAGLTAAFELVRAGRSVVLLEAERVAWGASGRNGGFVSAGYATSLSAIERQAGRQQAEELYRLTLEGVGIVRRNIESLGIADAAPSPGIMRVVRYDGGAALQKERDAQEKRFGRNLRYLGREETRGLLRSPKYHAALADDDAFHFHPLNYARGLAREIVRLGGAIHEGSPVLSCELEGSVKRLRTAQATIEAEQVLFTTGGYTDGLFAPLKRAFLPIATYVLLTEAAPELIREAIRTSAGVGDDRRAGDYYRLVEGGSRILWGGRITTRTTEPHNVAALLRREMVTTYPQLSELKVELAWSGLMSYARHLMPQIGQYRPGVWYCTAFGGHGMNTTAVGGTVIAEAIRGASDRFKLFAPFGLAWNGGPFGTAAVQLTYWRYQAADFLRERRQ; encoded by the coding sequence ATGTCTCCGTCCTATATCGACACGTACTACCGCCGCACTCTCGCTTCAGCTGACGGTTACCCGCTGGCCGAGGGGCAGATCAAAGCAGAGATCTGCATTGTCGGCGGCGGGCTTGCAGGCCTGACGGCCGCATTTGAGCTGGTGCGAGCCGGCCGCTCGGTCGTGCTGCTGGAAGCCGAGCGCGTCGCCTGGGGCGCCTCGGGACGCAATGGCGGCTTCGTCAGCGCCGGCTATGCGACGTCGCTGTCCGCCATCGAGCGCCAGGCGGGGCGCCAGCAGGCCGAGGAACTCTATCGCCTGACCCTCGAAGGCGTCGGCATCGTCCGGCGCAACATCGAGAGCCTCGGCATCGCCGATGCGGCTCCCTCGCCCGGCATCATGCGGGTCGTGCGCTATGATGGCGGCGCGGCACTGCAGAAGGAGCGTGACGCGCAGGAGAAGCGCTTCGGCCGGAATCTGCGCTATCTCGGGCGGGAGGAGACGCGCGGGCTGCTGCGCTCGCCGAAATACCACGCAGCGCTCGCCGATGACGACGCCTTCCACTTCCACCCTCTGAACTATGCCCGCGGCCTCGCCCGCGAGATCGTACGGCTCGGCGGCGCCATCCATGAAGGCTCGCCGGTCCTGTCCTGCGAGCTGGAAGGGTCGGTGAAGCGTCTGCGCACGGCGCAGGCCACCATCGAGGCCGAGCAGGTGCTGTTCACCACGGGCGGCTATACGGACGGCCTGTTCGCGCCGCTGAAGCGCGCCTTTCTGCCGATCGCTACCTATGTGCTGCTGACCGAAGCGGCGCCGGAGCTGATCCGCGAGGCCATCCGCACCAGTGCAGGCGTCGGCGACGATCGGCGGGCCGGCGACTATTACCGGCTGGTCGAAGGCGGCTCCCGCATCCTCTGGGGCGGCCGGATCACCACACGCACGACCGAGCCGCACAATGTCGCCGCGCTCCTGCGGCGCGAGATGGTCACGACTTATCCGCAGCTTTCGGAACTCAAGGTCGAGCTCGCATGGTCGGGGCTGATGTCCTATGCGCGCCACCTGATGCCGCAAATCGGGCAATACCGCCCTGGCGTCTGGTACTGTACCGCCTTCGGCGGCCACGGCATGAATACAACAGCTGTCGGCGGCACCGTCATCGCGGAGGCGATCCGGGGCGCCAGCGATCGCTTCAAGCTGTTCGCCCCGTTCGGCCTCGCCTGGAATGGCGGCCCGTTCGGCACCGCTGCGGTCCAGCTGACCTACTGGCGCTACCAGGCGGCCGATTTCCTCCGGGAACGCCGACAATAG